One genomic region from Anaerobacillus sp. CMMVII encodes:
- the mntR gene encoding transcriptional regulator MntR, producing MPTPSMEDYLERIYLLIEDKGYARVSDIAEALDVHPSSVTKMVQKLDQAEYLIYEKYRGLILTPKGKKIGKRLVLRHELLEEFLKIIGVSTDNIYRDVEGIEHHLSWDAIDRIGDLVQFFEEDTKRIELLRQVQKKNETEPK from the coding sequence ATGCCTACACCAAGTATGGAAGATTATTTAGAGAGAATTTATTTACTAATAGAAGATAAAGGATATGCCAGGGTTTCGGATATAGCCGAGGCGCTAGATGTCCACCCTTCCTCTGTTACGAAAATGGTTCAAAAATTAGATCAGGCTGAATATCTCATATATGAAAAATATCGTGGCTTAATCTTAACTCCAAAAGGGAAGAAAATTGGCAAACGGTTAGTTCTGCGCCATGAACTACTAGAGGAATTCTTAAAAATTATCGGTGTAAGTACTGATAATATTTACCGAGATGTCGAAGGGATTGAACATCACTTAAGTTGGGATGCGATAGACCGAATTGGCGATCTCGTTCAATTTTTTGAAGAAGATACCAAGCGAATTGAATTGCTTAGACAAGTTCAAAAGAAAAATGAAACCGAACCAAAATAA
- a CDS encoding patatin-like phospholipase family protein, whose amino-acid sequence MDFDGVFAGGGIKAIAFVGALEAMEKKGAKFKRLAGTSAGGIFSALIIAGYTSKEIYEELDKVDFQHFLDPKASILPFSFMKWLGLYKRLGLYKGLEFEEWLTEMLQKKGISTFGDIEPGSLRLIASDLTRGRLAILPDDLPQYGMVPEKFSIARAVRMSSSLPYFFEPIKIYDGKGQPSIFVDGGVLSNFPIWLFMKKKAMRLDRPVIGFNLTPNLDKLPPNKITNAVEMFTSLFKTMRTAHDMRYISEEHAKNIVFIPVDNVSTIDFDLKKEEKEALITLGREKTETFFKTWH is encoded by the coding sequence TTGGATTTTGATGGTGTTTTTGCTGGTGGTGGAATAAAAGCGATTGCTTTTGTAGGTGCTTTGGAAGCAATGGAGAAAAAAGGTGCGAAATTTAAGCGTTTAGCAGGTACAAGTGCAGGTGGTATTTTTTCTGCTTTAATAATAGCAGGATATACGAGTAAAGAAATATACGAAGAACTCGACAAGGTAGATTTTCAACATTTTTTAGATCCAAAAGCGTCAATTTTGCCATTCTCTTTTATGAAATGGCTTGGATTATATAAGCGACTTGGCCTTTACAAAGGATTAGAGTTTGAAGAGTGGCTAACAGAGATGTTACAGAAAAAGGGGATTTCAACCTTTGGAGATATAGAGCCAGGTTCCCTCCGATTAATAGCTTCGGACTTAACAAGAGGTCGTCTAGCTATTTTACCTGATGATCTTCCTCAATATGGGATGGTACCAGAAAAATTTTCAATTGCCCGTGCAGTTAGAATGAGTAGTAGCTTACCTTATTTCTTTGAACCAATAAAAATTTATGATGGGAAAGGACAACCGTCAATATTCGTTGATGGGGGTGTCTTAAGTAATTTTCCGATCTGGTTATTTATGAAAAAGAAAGCTATGAGGTTAGATCGACCTGTAATCGGCTTTAATTTAACGCCAAATCTAGACAAATTGCCTCCGAATAAAATAACGAACGCGGTTGAAATGTTCACCTCTTTATTTAAAACGATGCGAACTGCTCATGATATGCGTTATATTTCTGAAGAACATGCAAAAAATATCGTGTTTATTCCGGTAGATAACGTAAGTACGATTGACTTTGATTTAAAGAAAGAGGAAAAAGAGGCGTTAATTACATTAGGAAGAGAAAAAACAGAGACTTTTTTCAAAACATGGCACTAA
- a CDS encoding SA1362 family protein, producing MTRYSFHPLILCVLGLSIIGLFYRLYTEPVALFQQALFMIVFVAIIFFLVKKFLAHKLSSGNYYSSQPQPKRVKVSSKSNVIPHKKKKETKNFPVLLLRSVRTLH from the coding sequence ATGACTCGATATTCTTTTCATCCACTTATTTTATGTGTTTTAGGTTTATCTATCATTGGATTATTTTATCGGCTTTATACGGAGCCAGTAGCATTATTTCAACAAGCATTATTCATGATCGTCTTCGTAGCTATCATTTTCTTCTTAGTAAAGAAATTTTTAGCACATAAACTTAGTTCTGGTAATTATTATAGCTCACAGCCTCAGCCAAAAAGAGTCAAGGTTTCATCTAAAAGCAATGTCATTCCTCATAAAAAGAAAAAAGAAACGAAAAATTTTCCCGTCCTCTTATTAAGAAGCGTACGGACGTTACATTAA
- the aroQ gene encoding type II 3-dehydroquinate dehydratase: MKKILILNGPNLNRLGKREPHIYGSETLADLQVSLEKLAKQLACEIAFKQSNHEGEIIDLIHKAEDKGYEGLIINPGAFTHYSYAIRDAIASVSFPTVEVHISNVHARESFRHQSVVSPVTIGQIVGLGTKGYKLALLSLVKEDF, from the coding sequence ATGAAAAAGATATTAATTTTGAATGGACCAAACTTAAACAGGCTTGGCAAGCGGGAACCACATATTTATGGTTCAGAAACATTAGCAGATTTACAAGTTAGTCTTGAAAAGCTTGCTAAACAATTAGCTTGTGAAATTGCCTTTAAACAGTCTAATCATGAAGGTGAGATTATTGACTTAATCCACAAAGCTGAAGATAAAGGATATGAAGGATTAATAATAAATCCAGGTGCATTTACACACTATAGTTATGCAATTAGGGATGCTATTGCAAGTGTGTCATTTCCTACAGTTGAAGTTCATATCTCAAATGTTCATGCTAGAGAATCGTTTAGACACCAATCTGTTGTATCACCAGTTACTATAGGTCAAATTGTAGGTTTAGGAACTAAAGGTTATAAACTTGCCCTATTGTCATTAGTAAAGGAGGATTTTTGA
- a CDS encoding Xaa-Pro peptidase family protein, which produces MERLVRLRESLKENGIDGVLVTSGYNRRYITGFTGTAGVALITEKEAKFITDFRYVDQAAEQAVHFEIVQHKASLVEEIANQLNELGIKKLGFEKSHVSFAQYEEYQAAFTNTTLVPISGLIENLRLLKDEQEIKILKEAAKIADAAFEHIITYIKPGLTELDVSNELEFFMRKQGAVSSSFDIIVASGLRSALPHGVATNKVIKTGELVTLDFGAYYKGYCSDITRTVAVGKPSNELEKIYQTVLEAQLRGMNGIRPGMTGKEADALTRDYITEQGYGEYFGHSTGHGLGMEVHEGPGLSMKSDTILRPGMVVTVEPGIYISGVGGTRIEDDTVITENGNETLTYSTKELLIVGE; this is translated from the coding sequence ATGGAAAGATTAGTAAGGCTCCGCGAAAGTTTAAAAGAGAATGGAATCGATGGGGTTTTAGTCACGAGTGGCTATAATCGCCGTTACATCACAGGCTTTACAGGAACAGCTGGGGTTGCTCTTATTACTGAAAAAGAAGCAAAATTTATTACTGATTTTCGTTATGTTGACCAAGCGGCTGAGCAAGCTGTTCACTTTGAAATTGTTCAACACAAAGCGTCGTTAGTAGAGGAGATCGCAAATCAGCTTAACGAGTTAGGTATTAAAAAACTTGGCTTTGAGAAATCACACGTATCCTTTGCTCAATATGAGGAGTATCAAGCTGCTTTCACGAATACAACCCTTGTGCCTATTAGTGGATTGATTGAAAATTTACGCTTGCTTAAAGATGAACAAGAGATTAAGATACTAAAGGAAGCTGCAAAAATTGCTGACGCTGCCTTTGAGCATATTATTACGTACATAAAACCAGGGCTTACAGAATTAGATGTGTCGAATGAATTAGAGTTTTTCATGAGAAAACAGGGAGCAGTTTCATCATCATTTGATATTATTGTTGCTTCAGGGCTGCGCTCAGCGTTGCCGCACGGTGTTGCAACAAATAAGGTAATTAAAACGGGTGAGCTTGTAACCTTAGATTTTGGCGCATACTATAAAGGATATTGTTCAGATATTACCCGAACAGTTGCCGTCGGAAAACCATCAAATGAGCTAGAAAAAATATATCAAACAGTCCTAGAAGCGCAACTTAGAGGAATGAATGGTATTAGACCGGGAATGACTGGTAAAGAAGCAGATGCCCTCACTAGAGATTATATTACAGAACAAGGTTATGGCGAGTATTTTGGACATTCAACTGGTCACGGTCTAGGAATGGAAGTCCATGAAGGTCCCGGCCTTTCTATGAAGTCAGATACAATTCTACGACCAGGAATGGTTGTTACTGTTGAACCTGGAATTTATATTTCTGGAGTAGGTGGCACTCGTATTGAAGATGACACAGTTATTACGGAAAATGGAAACGAAACATTAACTTATTCTACAAAAGAATTATTAATAGTAGGCGAATAA
- the efp gene encoding elongation factor P, whose amino-acid sequence MISVNDFKTGLTIEVDGGLWQVVDFQHVKPGKGAAFVRSKLRNLRTGAIQEKTFRAGEKVSKAHIENRRMAYLYASGDVHTFMDNESYEQLELSSAQLQYELKFLKENMVVQVMTFQGETLGVELPNTVELKVAETEPGIKGDTSSGGTKTAVLETGLVVQVPFFINEGELLLIDTRNAAYMSRA is encoded by the coding sequence ATGATTTCAGTAAATGATTTTAAAACAGGTTTAACAATAGAGGTTGATGGAGGTTTATGGCAGGTTGTTGATTTTCAACACGTAAAGCCAGGAAAAGGTGCAGCTTTTGTACGTTCGAAACTTCGCAATCTTCGCACAGGTGCGATCCAAGAAAAAACATTCCGTGCAGGAGAAAAAGTTTCTAAAGCACATATCGAAAATCGTCGTATGGCATATCTTTATGCAAGCGGTGATGTTCATACATTTATGGATAATGAGTCTTATGAGCAACTTGAATTATCTTCAGCACAATTACAATATGAATTAAAGTTCTTAAAAGAAAACATGGTCGTACAAGTCATGACATTCCAAGGTGAAACTCTTGGTGTTGAATTACCTAATACAGTTGAGCTAAAAGTTGCTGAGACAGAGCCTGGTATTAAAGGTGATACTTCTTCAGGTGGTACTAAGACAGCTGTTCTAGAAACAGGCTTAGTTGTACAAGTACCATTCTTTATTAATGAGGGTGAGTTACTTTTAATTGATACTCGTAATGCAGCTTATATGTCAAGAGCTTAA
- a CDS encoding YqhV family protein, translating to MKNWLAAVETAVLGMVILRMISGLIEITAATLMLRFNAVDKAVMINASLAIVGPIILILTMSIGLVGMADKLSFSKLFLIGLGVLLILIGVRR from the coding sequence ATGAAAAACTGGCTTGCTGCTGTAGAAACAGCTGTTCTCGGAATGGTTATTTTAAGAATGATTTCTGGGTTAATTGAAATTACCGCTGCAACTCTAATGCTGAGATTTAATGCAGTTGATAAAGCGGTCATGATTAATGCATCGTTAGCAATCGTTGGTCCAATTATTTTAATTTTAACAATGAGTATTGGCTTAGTTGGAATGGCGGATAAGCTCTCCTTTAGTAAACTCTTTTTAATTGGTTTAGGAGTTTTACTTATTCTAATTGGAGTTCGACGGTAA
- the spoIIIAA gene encoding stage III sporulation protein AA, which produces MNEILAVLPEKIKEIVMNLPATIRERIEEIRIRISRPLEIVVDGKPVFPSQFDNQYLISASDAIHLLNQLSDYSLYALEEELKRGYITIRGGHRVGLAGKVITEKGQVKAIRDISSFNIRVARQKIGVAETYINYLYNNDEWHNTLIVGPPQTGKTTLLRDLARIISEGKGVIPSMKIGVVDERSEIAGSVKGIPQHRLGHRVDVLDACPKAEGMMMLIRSMSPQVLIVDEIGRKEDSEAIMEAIHSGVKIITTVHGNKLEDVMDRPTLRPLLNMNVFTRCIELTRGFQPGKVKRIRDENGKDVVRIQ; this is translated from the coding sequence ATGAATGAGATTTTAGCTGTTTTACCAGAAAAAATCAAAGAAATTGTGATGAACTTACCTGCTACCATCAGGGAACGGATTGAAGAAATAAGAATTCGGATTTCTCGACCGCTTGAAATTGTGGTTGATGGCAAACCTGTTTTTCCAAGTCAGTTCGATAACCAATATCTTATTTCAGCTAGTGACGCAATACATTTACTTAATCAGTTAAGTGATTATTCTTTATACGCCTTAGAAGAAGAATTAAAAAGAGGGTATATAACCATCCGCGGGGGGCACCGTGTCGGGCTTGCTGGAAAAGTGATCACAGAAAAAGGACAAGTGAAGGCAATTCGCGATATTAGCTCGTTTAATATTCGGGTTGCTAGACAAAAGATTGGCGTCGCTGAAACCTATATCAATTATTTATATAACAATGATGAATGGCATAATACATTAATCGTTGGTCCGCCTCAAACAGGGAAAACAACATTGCTAAGAGATTTAGCACGGATTATCAGTGAAGGAAAAGGAGTTATTCCTTCGATGAAAATTGGGGTTGTAGATGAACGTTCTGAAATTGCAGGTTCTGTAAAAGGAATTCCTCAACACCGCTTAGGTCATAGAGTTGATGTTCTCGATGCTTGTCCCAAAGCTGAAGGAATGATGATGCTGATTAGATCAATGAGTCCTCAAGTTCTGATAGTAGATGAAATTGGCAGAAAAGAGGATAGTGAGGCGATTATGGAAGCCATTCATTCCGGTGTGAAAATTATAACAACTGTGCATGGAAATAAGTTGGAAGATGTTATGGATCGACCAACCTTAAGACCATTGTTGAATATGAATGTCTTTACGCGATGCATAGAGTTAACGAGGGGCTTTCAGCCTGGTAAAGTGAAGCGAATTAGGGATGAAAACGGAAAAGACGTGGTGAGGATACAGTGA
- the spoIIIAB gene encoding stage III sporulation protein SpoIIIAB: MKILGAILILIATTWVGFEFARRLTERPRQLRHLKVALQSLESEIMYGLTPLAEACEHIAKQLPKPLSYFFTCFSERLNMGEVSVHKAWEESLKDTWHLTALGNGELEVMSQFGATLGQHDREHQQKQIRLTLNHLEREEGDAIESQNRYEKMLKSLGFLSGLLIVILMM, from the coding sequence GTGAAAATACTAGGAGCTATTTTAATTTTAATCGCTACAACTTGGGTAGGTTTTGAGTTTGCTAGAAGGTTAACGGAACGACCAAGACAACTAAGACACTTAAAAGTTGCCTTGCAATCTCTTGAGTCCGAGATCATGTACGGGCTTACGCCGTTAGCTGAGGCTTGCGAACATATTGCCAAACAACTTCCAAAGCCGCTATCGTACTTTTTCACATGTTTTTCCGAAAGGTTAAATATGGGTGAGGTAAGTGTACATAAAGCTTGGGAGGAAAGTTTAAAGGATACCTGGCATTTAACTGCATTAGGAAATGGGGAGCTAGAAGTGATGAGCCAGTTTGGTGCAACGTTAGGTCAACATGATCGTGAGCATCAACAAAAGCAAATTCGCTTAACTTTAAATCATTTAGAAAGGGAAGAAGGAGACGCCATTGAATCACAAAACCGTTATGAAAAAATGCTGAAAAGCCTTGGTTTTTTATCAGGATTATTGATTGTTATTTTGATGATGTAG
- the spoIIIAC gene encoding stage III sporulation protein AC, with translation MGYDVNTIFQIAGIGIVVAMIHTVLKQMGKEDWAHWVTLIGFVVVLYMVASIVDNLFQKIKGVFLFQ, from the coding sequence ATGGGCTACGATGTTAACACAATATTTCAAATAGCAGGAATTGGGATTGTTGTTGCAATGATCCATACCGTTTTGAAGCAGATGGGTAAAGAAGACTGGGCTCACTGGGTAACATTAATAGGTTTTGTAGTTGTCCTTTATATGGTTGCTTCAATCGTTGATAACTTGTTTCAAAAAATAAAGGGTGTCTTTCTCTTTCAATAA